A stretch of DNA from Oryza brachyantha chromosome 9, ObraRS2, whole genome shotgun sequence:
aattcaaagttttaaaatgttGTACCAAAATCATCATTGAGACTTTTGCTTTCGTAAAACAAGCCAAGGTTGCATGTTTGAAAGGAGCAACGTAACATACCACTTTTATAATAAGATGGAAATGGACATAATAATGAGTAAAGCGTGCTCTATATGTAATTGTGTCCccatttgtttgtttagttAATGTAGTATCTAGAtggtttttaaatttcttataaTCATAGCATCACTGGAACCGGccaattacaaaatttaaaactaaatggATGTAAACCTACAATAATGAGAGaattatcataaataaaacatcataGTGAAAAGAATAGTTTTCTCATATTCATTGtgccaaaatatattaacaggATTTTTAGTGAATGTTTTGGAGCATTATAAATGAGGttgaataattaaaaatcGTTCAGAagtggaattaaaatttcaaagatGACTATCTTTTTTTCGAGGTCGTGGGCTAGGGCTGTCAAAAAAAGCTCGAAGCTCGTGAACTGTTCAAGCTTCGCTTGTTGCCCGAGCCTGATCTGAAGCTTGCGAGCTTTCTCGAGCTTCTCACGAGTTTacctatatatgttatttttattttttatttgataaaatagtagattaagaataaattattatatatttaaatggtaaattaatttatattggtattatatattaattttaaatcttatttataatttatttaatctgattaacttaaaattattgtttttattaaaaaaaatatcatcaaaataactaTACCATATACTTAAACCGAGCTCGAGTCGAGTCTGCCTAAGAGCTCGTAGTTTTGCTAGGCTCAATTTAGGCTCGGCTCGAGCTTATGTCGAGCTTGAGCCTAGATAGGTTGGCTCGCTCGAGCTCATCTAGTTGATAGCCCTACCATGGGCCCTCGTGCCACGCCACTCTCCCCTGCATGGCTCCGCGGCCCCCTCCCTGCGCTGGTGATCCCTGTCCCCTTTCTTCGTTCCTTTTTCGAAGCTGAAGGTGGGGAGAGGTGCATGTGAGAATGGGAGATCCCTCCGGTAGCATTTTTACGTATTATGCCTCGAAAAATCTTATTTATGTGGAGGAGGAGTTGAGAAAAATTAAACGATATCAGACAGAAAACTAATCATATTTTGATCTcattacttatatatatatgtgtgtaaaaTTATGTAGCATAGTTGATAAACAAATGTCCCAAAATTCTCCACAATACACCCGTAGTGATTTCATGCGATATATAAATATCTACATCACGCAGCATGCCGGGCTGGGCTCGTCGACGCAGAACTGCACAGGATAGGGCATGTGAACAAGTTTGGGGTTGCACATGttcttctcctcttcttccttcttcttcttctctttctcctgcttctccttcttctccttctcctccttctccttcttctcgtCCACCTGCGTGACCGTGTCAATGGCGACGTGCGCTCGCCGCATCTGCTTCCTCAGCTCCATTGTCAGATGGGTCACGTCCAAGTTCTCGTTGCCAACGATCGTAACCTTGTCTTTGTCCCTATCAGCTGTAATGGACAAGATTCCTGCATCCAAGACAATGATCGATTTGCCTAATTAATGAACTAATAATGTTCAATCGTTACCATGTGTGCAGTGCAGATTAGCAAATTATCTATTTAGCAAATACTTGTTCATCTTCATTAacaacattatatttttgcagGTTAAGCAGCGTgagaacaaatataaatatatatcttcGCACGTTAGTTGATGCGTGGAATTATAGCAATTAGTGCAATGTGTGATTGAGGCATTAATTACCACACTGCTTAGCAATTATTTGCATAACCTTGGACTTCTTCCTTTCGTCCACCATTGTCACCTTTATCTCCACCTTTTGCTACATccagatgaaaataaatagataaacagataaaagattaaaataCAGCGCCCAAACTTAGACGACCAAAAGGTGTCATCTAAATTGTAAAATGCATATCTAAGACCTTAATTAATATTGGTCTAATGTATTAATGGGGGTCAAAACTGTACATGGAGGACAGAATTTATGTTCCCCTCCGTCTCGCTATAGTACGTATGGCTCCAAAACAACTACCACTACACGTATATCTTTAGCTTAATTAtgacttaaaattaaaattaatgcATGTTGATCTTGGGTGCAGCGGGAGTTGATTTGGGGGCATATTGCAGCGGGAAAGCGTAAGTGCAAATTAAATTCTTTCCTCCGTGGATAGCAGCGTCCGTACTAGAGCTAAGATGTACATATTTTGGATGTTGggtaataaattaaaccaaGATTAAACATCTTGTGTATTCTATAAGTTAATGAACCTATAGAACATCTAAGTCCAAATTTAAAGACAGtccatgtattttactctaaATAAATTCTTGCTACGTATGTGTTACCATGATAAAACTAATATGatagttgttttttttgttagctCCATATGTAAAAAcctagagcaattttatcatctttgataAGGTACTAGGATATactactattttctatgtaaaatttggtaccttatgGTACCTCTTTAGAGATGGGAAAAATGATCAAAAAACCTAAGAGGAAAGTCCATGTTTGGTCCCTGAACTATATCCTTGGTATGGTCTTTT
This window harbors:
- the LOC102718020 gene encoding nucleoporin GLE1-like translates to MGKQKVEIKVTMVDERKKSKVMQIIAKQCGILSITADRDKDKVTIVGNENLDVTHLTMELRKQMRRAHVAIDTVTQVDEKKEKEEKEKKEKQEKEKKKKEEEEKNMCNPKLVHMPYPVQFCVDEPSPACCVM